A single genomic interval of Mucilaginibacter boryungensis harbors:
- a CDS encoding metal-sulfur cluster assembly factor, whose protein sequence is MASFDITDPLSFLKAEIMETLRLVIDPELHINIIDLGLVYGIAIDADNRAVLVTMTLSSAYCPMGESIISAVKNCIEGHYTGYTAEVVLVWQPVWSYDSISEEGKRLLGL, encoded by the coding sequence ATGGCCAGCTTTGATATCACCGACCCGTTGTCTTTTTTAAAGGCGGAAATTATGGAAACCCTGCGCCTGGTCATCGACCCGGAACTGCATATCAATATCATCGACCTGGGCCTGGTTTATGGTATTGCCATAGATGCGGACAATAGGGCGGTACTGGTGACCATGACCTTGTCTTCCGCATATTGCCCCATGGGCGAAAGTATCATTTCGGCAGTGAAAAACTGTATCGAAGGGCATTATACAGGCTACACGGCCGAGGTGGTGCTGGTTTGGCAACCCGTATGGTCTTATGACAGCATTTCGGAGGAAGGTAAACGTTTATTGGGCCTCTGA
- a CDS encoding heme-copper oxidase family protein, translating into MTAIKQNPGLYRIVVTHYAVSACCFLALTLLMLLSVKAFTGHYFHPQILAITHLAALGWGTLIIMGASYQLIPVVLETDLYSEKLAWLSFGLFLPGMVGLVWSFWTFIPGIHMQCSALLLLTSSILFTVNVYLTGCKKQQETIQEDFIFSACLCLCFTVALGAALVFNFTMQIFSQDSLHFLKLHAHLGLIGWFLLMLIGVSSKLIPMFLVSRYQGTRLLTWSYYLIISALLYFLIDAYLFGLSYRTYIMFLIGGAGLACYFVFLYKCLRSRLRKQIDLPMLNSFLSFILLKIAVLLVPFIIYFHLKHNPATIRFSMVYGELMFMGWITSLILGQTFKTLPFIVWVKHYEHLTGKFKTPLPSDLFADYLLKAQTIAFLIFCVTFMPGCYFMWLPLIYTGVTALMTTALLYICNVCIVIFHQTRTYGQL; encoded by the coding sequence ATGACCGCTATCAAACAAAATCCCGGGCTTTACCGGATCGTGGTTACCCACTACGCCGTATCGGCCTGCTGTTTCCTGGCGCTCACATTGCTTATGCTGCTTTCGGTTAAGGCATTTACCGGGCACTATTTTCATCCCCAGATACTGGCGATAACCCACCTCGCCGCACTCGGCTGGGGTACACTGATCATTATGGGCGCATCTTACCAATTGATCCCTGTAGTATTAGAGACCGATCTCTACAGCGAAAAACTGGCCTGGTTGAGCTTCGGCCTTTTTTTGCCAGGCATGGTCGGCTTGGTCTGGTCTTTTTGGACCTTTATACCAGGTATCCATATGCAATGCAGCGCTTTGCTGCTGCTAACCAGTAGCATCCTGTTTACAGTTAATGTTTACTTAACCGGGTGCAAAAAGCAACAGGAAACAATTCAGGAGGATTTTATCTTCAGTGCCTGTCTTTGCCTTTGCTTTACCGTTGCCTTAGGCGCGGCGTTGGTCTTTAATTTTACCATGCAGATATTTTCTCAGGATTCACTGCACTTTTTAAAGCTGCATGCCCATCTTGGCCTGATCGGCTGGTTCCTGCTGATGCTGATTGGTGTAAGCTCCAAGCTGATCCCCATGTTTCTTGTATCCCGTTATCAGGGCACCCGGCTGCTGACCTGGAGTTACTACCTAATCATCAGTGCCCTATTATATTTCCTGATCGATGCTTATTTATTCGGGCTTAGTTACCGCACCTATATTATGTTCCTGATCGGCGGTGCCGGCCTGGCGTGTTATTTTGTATTTCTTTATAAATGCCTTCGTTCACGCTTGCGCAAACAAATTGACCTGCCGATGCTGAACAGCTTTCTTTCTTTTATCTTATTAAAAATTGCGGTGCTGCTGGTGCCTTTCATTATTTATTTCCACCTCAAACATAACCCGGCAACGATTCGGTTTTCCATGGTCTATGGGGAACTGATGTTCATGGGCTGGATCACCTCGCTGATCTTAGGACAAACCTTCAAGACCCTGCCGTTTATTGTTTGGGTTAAACACTATGAGCACCTGACAGGGAAATTTAAAACGCCGTTGCCGTCCGATCTGTTCGCAGACTACTTGCTGAAAGCGCAAACCATTGCTTTCCTGATATTTTGTGTCACTTTCATGCCCGGCTGCTATTTCATGTGGTTACCGCTAATCTATACCGGTGTTACCGCCCTTATGACTACAGCGCTGTTGTATATATGTAATGTTTGTATTGTTATCTTTCATCAAACCCGCACTTATGGCCAGCTTTGA
- a CDS encoding DUF2249 domain-containing protein, with protein MQITIDANTKISQLLEVNRELVINTLVGLNQKFARLKNPILRGLFAKRVSVADACKISHTPLSDFLWSMEQIGFRVAKVTPTTVICSSVPAFAEPRDYLELDVRPILADGRDPLKEILAAVKLLEVEQGLKLINSFEPLPLIHLLAEKGFAHRVTSEAPDLVITCFNQVAAGPLTRLPVATEPVVDGELFDRTLAGFSPQNITYVDVRQLEMPKPMLTILERTSAIRVGKPLFVYHKKIPIYLLPELEKQGLAYLFKNIGPGDVHLLILRK; from the coding sequence ATGCAAATAACGATTGACGCTAATACCAAGATCAGCCAGTTACTGGAAGTTAACCGGGAGTTGGTCATCAACACCCTGGTTGGTCTGAACCAGAAATTCGCTCGGCTAAAAAATCCTATACTGCGGGGATTGTTCGCGAAACGCGTCAGCGTTGCTGATGCCTGCAAAATCTCCCATACACCCTTATCGGATTTTTTGTGGAGTATGGAGCAGATCGGTTTCCGGGTGGCGAAAGTGACGCCCACCACAGTTATATGTTCGTCGGTTCCGGCATTCGCCGAACCACGCGATTACTTGGAACTGGATGTACGTCCGATCCTTGCCGACGGTCGCGACCCGCTAAAAGAGATCTTAGCGGCGGTGAAGCTATTGGAAGTGGAACAAGGTTTAAAGCTGATCAATTCTTTCGAACCCTTACCGCTGATTCACCTGCTGGCCGAAAAAGGCTTTGCCCATCGTGTGACCAGCGAAGCGCCTGATCTGGTGATCACTTGTTTTAACCAGGTGGCGGCTGGCCCTTTAACAAGGCTGCCGGTGGCTACGGAACCCGTAGTGGATGGCGAGTTATTTGACCGGACCCTGGCCGGGTTTAGTCCCCAAAATATCACTTATGTCGATGTTCGGCAATTAGAAATGCCCAAACCAATGCTGACGATTTTGGAAAGAACATCCGCAATTAGAGTAGGGAAACCCTTGTTCGTTTATCATAAAAAGATTCCTATATACCTGCTGCCAGAACTGGAAAAACAGGGCCTGGCCTATTTGTTTAAAAATATTGGCCCCGGTGATGTACACTTATTGATTTTGAGGAAATGA
- a CDS encoding L-rhamnose mutarotase: MKRYCLALDLVNDPALITEYEAYHQNVWPEIKDSITSAGITSMEIYRFGNRLFMIMETDGSFSFARKGEMDALNPKVQEWEQLMWKYQQAIPGARSGEKWVLMDRIFKLEE, from the coding sequence ATGAAAAGATACTGCTTAGCGCTTGACCTTGTAAACGACCCTGCCCTGATAACCGAATATGAAGCCTATCATCAAAATGTATGGCCCGAAATTAAGGACAGCATTACCAGCGCGGGCATTACCAGCATGGAAATATACCGTTTTGGCAACCGCCTGTTCATGATCATGGAAACAGATGGGTCTTTCAGCTTCGCCCGCAAAGGTGAAATGGATGCCCTTAACCCAAAAGTGCAGGAATGGGAACAACTGATGTGGAAATATCAGCAGGCCATTCCCGGCGCCAGGTCTGGCGAAAAATGGGTGCTGATGGACCGAATATTTAAGCTGGAAGAGTAG
- a CDS encoding carboxypeptidase-like regulatory domain-containing protein has protein sequence MNLFKYPYLKLLAVTLLICAAQLVKAQTGINNIIAKIDTFNNRMPAEKLYMQFDKPYYAVGDTIWFKAYLLNSNLNYSRLSSRLYVEVLNDSSKVLRRMAIPMGVGITWGNISLEGIREGSVSIRAYTNWMRNFGQDYFFNKAFYVANPKKQTWLVNAGSTLADANHIKMAMKFTSLDNQSVGLRPLNLRVTDGKKTLFKGTAQTTAEGMLDVNFPLPDKTPVKNLVLVAQDKDNKKQAAVPVVTHRAKDVDVQFMPEGGYIVAGLPSHIGFKAVGDDGHGVAISGKIVNAAGEDVVSFASAYKGMGTVDLAPQAGDVYIAKVNLPDGQTKDIPLPVIKQSGTEIRVRNLAARDSMDVSVFLSADLVKPGNTYYLVGQARGVVCFGAGIPTTKAFATVHVAKSLFPTGIVHFTLLNAQSQPLNERLTFVEHHDNLKISIAPGQQNFAPHDSIPLKITVKDPSGKPVIGSFSVAVTDDTQVKTDSVNADNILTHFLLSADLKGFVEDPAYYFSGDKMAWQALDALLLTQGWVGYDWAAINAQAKPTFNPEYEYTVNGYVGNLLNKPIANAEVTLLATGRYHYIKDTLTNAQGRFVFKHFPPIDSATFVLQAMNKRHKVINAGITVDENIAPDVIKANIPHAAPWYVNSDPAMLNYVKTNPTYHNDLDKAVYGPQGRMLNMVTIRNQAIIKGSANLNDGGEADQIIDEQTIEEANKTSLGDLLEQKVKDFRVGYPPRSHNLTYFLKDKKVRFIFDGIDLNRFYTPMEATEGAPLQNDYYIYIKQYLDYFTAEDIKGIEVQYSSRNTARYSNRNLTSDEILAENPAGARGSATAFIEITTRSGNGPFMRKANGIYVYKPLKSTLPKTFYRPRYTVANPTSKYGDLRSTIHWEPAVVTNQSGEATLSFFAADKPATYTITMEGGDLNGKVGYQTQKVTVAGGK, from the coding sequence ATGAATCTATTCAAATACCCCTACCTCAAGTTATTGGCCGTAACACTGTTGATATGTGCCGCGCAATTAGTAAAAGCGCAAACCGGTATCAATAACATTATTGCTAAAATTGATACTTTTAACAACCGCATGCCCGCCGAAAAACTGTACATGCAGTTTGATAAGCCCTATTATGCCGTGGGCGATACCATTTGGTTTAAAGCATATTTATTAAATTCTAATCTTAATTACTCGCGTTTAAGCAGCCGGTTATATGTGGAAGTATTAAACGATAGCAGCAAGGTACTGCGCCGCATGGCTATTCCAATGGGGGTGGGTATCACCTGGGGCAATATATCGTTAGAGGGTATCCGCGAAGGATCAGTAAGTATACGCGCCTACACTAATTGGATGCGCAACTTTGGCCAGGATTACTTTTTTAATAAGGCCTTTTATGTAGCTAATCCTAAAAAACAAACATGGCTGGTTAATGCAGGCAGCACACTGGCCGATGCCAACCATATAAAAATGGCTATGAAGTTTACCAGCCTGGATAATCAATCGGTAGGTTTACGGCCTTTAAACCTGCGGGTAACAGATGGAAAAAAAACTTTATTTAAAGGCACCGCGCAAACTACAGCCGAAGGTATGCTGGACGTAAACTTTCCGCTACCCGATAAAACCCCGGTAAAAAACCTGGTATTAGTAGCGCAGGATAAAGATAACAAGAAGCAAGCTGCCGTACCGGTAGTTACACACCGCGCTAAAGATGTTGATGTACAGTTTATGCCCGAGGGGGGCTACATTGTGGCCGGGCTGCCATCGCACATTGGTTTTAAGGCTGTGGGCGATGACGGGCACGGGGTAGCTATCAGTGGTAAAATAGTGAATGCCGCCGGCGAAGATGTGGTATCATTTGCATCTGCTTATAAAGGCATGGGAACGGTTGACCTTGCCCCGCAGGCGGGCGACGTATATATTGCGAAAGTTAACCTGCCCGATGGCCAAACAAAAGATATACCGTTACCGGTTATAAAGCAATCGGGGACAGAGATACGCGTGCGTAACCTTGCTGCACGCGATAGTATGGACGTATCGGTGTTTTTAAGCGCCGACCTGGTTAAACCCGGCAATACTTATTATTTGGTTGGCCAGGCGCGCGGCGTAGTTTGCTTTGGCGCCGGGATACCCACTACCAAAGCTTTTGCAACTGTACATGTGGCTAAAAGTTTGTTCCCTACCGGGATAGTACATTTTACATTGCTAAACGCGCAAAGCCAGCCACTTAACGAGCGGCTGACTTTTGTTGAGCATCATGATAACCTAAAAATAAGCATAGCGCCCGGGCAGCAAAATTTTGCCCCGCACGATAGCATCCCTTTAAAAATTACAGTGAAGGACCCATCGGGCAAACCGGTTATAGGCAGCTTCTCGGTAGCGGTTACCGATGATACCCAGGTTAAAACCGATAGCGTAAACGCCGATAACATTTTAACCCATTTCCTGCTCTCGGCAGACCTGAAAGGCTTTGTTGAAGACCCCGCCTACTATTTTAGCGGCGATAAAATGGCCTGGCAGGCGCTGGACGCATTACTGCTTACCCAGGGCTGGGTGGGGTATGATTGGGCTGCTATTAACGCCCAGGCTAAACCAACGTTTAACCCCGAGTATGAATATACGGTTAACGGTTATGTAGGTAACCTGCTTAATAAGCCAATAGCAAATGCCGAAGTAACCTTATTGGCTACCGGGCGGTACCACTATATTAAAGATACCTTAACCAATGCGCAGGGCCGGTTTGTATTTAAACATTTCCCACCTATTGACAGCGCTACGTTTGTTTTGCAGGCCATGAACAAACGGCATAAAGTAATTAATGCGGGTATCACGGTTGATGAAAATATTGCCCCCGACGTTATAAAAGCCAATATACCCCACGCTGCGCCATGGTATGTAAACAGCGACCCTGCCATGCTTAATTATGTAAAAACTAATCCCACCTATCATAACGATCTGGATAAGGCCGTATATGGCCCGCAGGGCCGTATGCTAAATATGGTAACCATACGCAATCAGGCTATTATTAAAGGATCGGCCAACCTTAACGATGGGGGCGAGGCCGACCAGATAATTGATGAGCAAACTATAGAGGAAGCCAACAAAACATCATTAGGCGATCTTTTAGAGCAAAAGGTAAAAGATTTCAGGGTAGGGTATCCGCCCAGGAGCCATAATTTGACTTATTTTTTAAAAGACAAAAAAGTGCGTTTTATATTTGATGGTATAGATTTGAACAGGTTTTATACCCCGATGGAGGCTACTGAAGGTGCCCCTCTGCAAAATGATTATTACATCTATATTAAACAATATCTTGATTATTTTACCGCCGAAGATATTAAAGGGATAGAAGTTCAATACTCATCAAGGAACACTGCGCGGTATAGTAACAGGAATTTAACTTCCGATGAAATATTGGCTGAAAACCCGGCCGGCGCGCGTGGTTCAGCAACAGCTTTTATCGAGATAACCACCCGTTCGGGCAATGGTCCGTTTATGCGGAAGGCTAATGGCATATACGTTTACAAACCGTTGAAAAGCACTTTGCCCAAAACCTTTTACCGCCCAAGATATACCGTTGCAAACCCCACCAGTAAATACGGCGATCTGCGGTCTACCATCCATTGGGAGCCGGCAGTAGTAACCAACCAAAGTGGCGAGGCCACCCTATCGTTCTTTGCTGCAGATAAACCGGCTACCTACACCATCACTATGGAAGGCGGCGATTTAAATGGCAAGGTTGGCTATCAAACCCAAAAGGTAACCGTTGCAGGTGGGAAATAA
- a CDS encoding exo-beta-N-acetylmuramidase NamZ family protein → MRFTAILFFTLLAISNINCTAQSALTKQHAFNKRGIITGADQTEKYLPYLNGKRIGLVANQSSLIGKKNSVDSLLSLGVKIIKVFGPEHGFRGNASNGAVVGDEKDAKTGIPIISLYGKNQKPTAEQLADIDLMIFDIQDVGCRFYTNINTLEHVMQACAENNKELLILDRPNPNGYLLDGPVMTDDKFKSGIGIHHTPMAHGMTIGEFAQYLNGEGYLKQQCKITIIKIANYNHNMPYVLPIHPSPNLNTQQAVMLFPSLCMFEGTAINEGRGTYMPFTVLGAPALRGKYSFSYKPLSIPGMSETPNHKDSVCYGLDLRNYDVNNLRKSRQINLAWVIELYHAYPDKAHFFAEERASTGVSPFDLRIGTDQLRKQIIAGVPETEIRKSWEPGLQKFKAIRAKYLLYPD, encoded by the coding sequence ATGAGATTTACTGCTATACTTTTTTTTACGCTTTTGGCTATCAGCAACATTAATTGTACTGCACAAAGTGCATTAACAAAGCAACATGCATTTAATAAGCGGGGAATTATTACAGGCGCCGACCAGACTGAAAAATATTTGCCTTATTTAAATGGAAAGCGAATTGGCCTGGTGGCCAACCAAAGTTCCCTGATTGGTAAGAAAAACAGCGTAGACAGTTTATTAAGCCTGGGAGTTAAAATTATAAAAGTGTTTGGGCCCGAGCATGGGTTTAGAGGCAATGCCAGTAATGGAGCTGTGGTAGGCGATGAGAAAGATGCGAAAACCGGCATTCCAATTATCTCGTTATATGGCAAAAACCAAAAACCGACAGCAGAACAACTGGCAGATATCGATCTGATGATCTTTGATATCCAGGATGTGGGTTGCCGCTTTTATACTAATATCAATACGCTTGAACATGTAATGCAGGCCTGTGCAGAAAACAACAAAGAACTGCTAATACTTGACAGGCCTAATCCTAACGGATACTTATTGGATGGGCCGGTAATGACTGATGATAAATTTAAATCGGGTATTGGGATACATCATACGCCAATGGCCCATGGCATGACCATAGGAGAATTTGCACAATACCTTAACGGCGAGGGGTACCTAAAGCAGCAATGCAAAATAACTATTATAAAAATTGCCAATTACAATCATAACATGCCTTATGTATTACCCATACATCCTTCACCAAATTTAAATACACAGCAAGCCGTAATGCTTTTCCCCAGCCTGTGCATGTTTGAAGGGACAGCTATTAACGAAGGCCGGGGCACGTATATGCCATTTACTGTTTTGGGTGCACCCGCATTACGGGGCAAATATTCATTTTCATACAAACCGTTAAGTATCCCCGGAATGAGTGAGACCCCCAATCATAAAGACTCTGTTTGCTATGGCCTCGACCTTCGTAATTATGATGTCAACAATTTACGCAAAAGCCGCCAGATCAATTTGGCATGGGTTATTGAATTATATCATGCTTATCCTGACAAAGCCCATTTTTTTGCTGAAGAGAGGGCCAGTACCGGTGTATCTCCATTCGATCTGCGTATAGGTACAGATCAACTCAGAAAGCAGATAATAGCCGGGGTTCCTGAAACTGAAATCAGGAAAAGCTGGGAACCGGGATTGCAAAAGTTTAAGGCTATACGGGCAAAGTATCTTTTATACCCGGATTAA
- a CDS encoding FAD-dependent monooxygenase, translating to MNISAEHTTVLIVGAGPSGLMMAAQLLRYGIQPVIIDSRQGPTSHSKALAVQARSLEIYRQLGVVDKVLAGGKPGKGIAFYEEGKPGAQLLLGNVGNVNTLYPYILLYPQSSNERVLLDYLTLNCCPVYWNTTLTSLTQTTTLATANIESNGISQTITADWVIGADGAHSPVRKSLNIPFNGDTYKSLFYLIDGKLSEKFDIDLIRVFLSNKGLVGFFPMPDEGYYRIIGNLPDSLKHNEELKLDEILPSLNKVVGHEVTVEDCRWLITYKLHHRMADSFRQNRCFLIGDAAHIHSPVGGQGMNTGLQDAYNLAWKLALVINKKANESLLNSYAEERMPVAKKLLKTTDSAFTFAMSNSFISNLFKKYVMTRLLHFMWGKERIRKFFFLTVSQTGISYRESKLNLHLSQAKTIKAGDRLPYLTVFDEKRQEETDLHQWCFKPGFTLILMGKLIEEDLFKVAKWITQNHNGYINFYYLPPSDKNQQVFDAFEVGQGQHRTLLVRPDMHIGFMNDAIDLDRMDRYLQGTVGISHSN from the coding sequence ATGAACATCTCCGCGGAACATACCACCGTATTAATTGTCGGCGCTGGCCCCTCGGGTTTAATGATGGCTGCGCAATTACTGCGCTATGGCATTCAGCCTGTAATTATTGATAGTCGGCAGGGGCCAACCAGTCATTCCAAGGCATTGGCTGTACAGGCACGTTCGCTGGAGATCTATCGGCAGTTGGGGGTAGTAGATAAAGTACTGGCCGGGGGCAAACCGGGCAAGGGCATAGCTTTTTACGAGGAGGGAAAACCCGGCGCGCAGCTGCTGTTGGGTAATGTAGGCAATGTAAATACACTTTATCCTTACATATTATTGTATCCCCAAAGCAGTAATGAACGTGTATTGCTTGACTATTTAACCCTGAATTGCTGCCCGGTTTACTGGAATACTACGCTAACCAGTTTAACACAAACTACTACGCTGGCCACCGCAAATATTGAAAGCAACGGGATTAGCCAAACCATTACTGCCGATTGGGTAATAGGTGCCGATGGGGCGCACAGCCCGGTACGCAAGTCGTTAAACATCCCGTTTAACGGGGACACTTACAAAAGCCTGTTCTATTTGATAGACGGTAAATTATCTGAAAAGTTTGATATCGACCTCATCCGGGTTTTTCTGTCGAACAAAGGTTTAGTTGGGTTTTTCCCCATGCCTGATGAAGGTTACTACCGCATTATAGGCAACCTGCCCGATAGCCTTAAACACAATGAAGAATTAAAACTGGATGAAATACTGCCTTCGCTTAACAAAGTGGTTGGGCATGAGGTAACGGTTGAAGATTGCCGCTGGCTGATCACCTACAAATTACATCATCGCATGGCTGACAGTTTCAGGCAAAACCGATGCTTTCTGATTGGCGACGCAGCACATATCCACTCGCCGGTTGGCGGGCAAGGGATGAATACCGGCTTACAGGACGCGTATAACCTGGCCTGGAAACTGGCGTTGGTGATTAATAAAAAGGCGAATGAAAGCCTGCTTAACAGCTATGCCGAAGAGCGTATGCCTGTAGCTAAAAAGCTGCTTAAAACTACAGACAGCGCCTTCACTTTTGCTATGTCTAACAGTTTCATTTCTAACCTGTTTAAGAAATATGTCATGACACGGTTGCTTCATTTTATGTGGGGAAAGGAGCGTATCCGCAAGTTCTTTTTCCTTACGGTATCACAAACCGGTATCAGCTATCGCGAAAGTAAACTGAACCTGCATTTAAGCCAGGCAAAAACCATTAAAGCCGGCGACCGCCTGCCTTATTTAACCGTGTTTGACGAGAAGCGCCAGGAAGAAACAGACCTGCACCAATGGTGTTTCAAACCAGGTTTTACGCTTATATTAATGGGCAAGCTAATTGAGGAAGACCTGTTTAAAGTTGCCAAATGGATCACTCAAAACCATAATGGGTATATCAATTTTTACTATCTGCCGCCATCGGATAAGAACCAGCAGGTGTTTGATGCCTTCGAGGTTGGCCAGGGCCAGCACCGCACGCTATTAGTACGCCCGGATATGCACATCGGGTTTATGAATGATGCTATTGACCTTGACCGCATGGATAGATATCTACAGGGAACTGTTGGAATATCACATTCAAACTAA
- a CDS encoding SAM-dependent methyltransferase: protein MPTGTLFLIPVPLAEEAAGKSFTPYLVDTINHISEYIVENEKTARRFLKEAGLKTPQSELLIHDYGKHNRDKNDNDFFKGLLAGKDVGLMSEAGCPGVADPGAEIVAEAHRKGIKVVPLVGPSSILLALMASGFNGQSFTFHGYLPIDKADRARKIKELESQAERLKQTQLFIETPFRNNPMLEEILRSCKPSTRLCIAANLTGVNEMVKTQTIAAWKKQIPDLHKQPAIFLLFHS from the coding sequence ATGCCCACCGGAACCCTCTTCCTCATCCCCGTACCATTGGCTGAAGAAGCTGCGGGCAAATCTTTTACGCCGTATTTGGTGGATACGATAAACCATATCAGTGAGTATATTGTAGAGAACGAGAAAACCGCGCGCCGCTTTTTAAAAGAGGCGGGCCTAAAAACACCTCAAAGCGAACTACTGATACACGATTACGGTAAGCATAACCGTGATAAGAACGATAATGACTTTTTTAAAGGCTTATTAGCCGGTAAAGATGTGGGCCTGATGAGTGAAGCCGGTTGCCCCGGTGTAGCCGATCCCGGCGCAGAGATAGTGGCCGAAGCGCACCGCAAGGGCATTAAAGTAGTCCCGTTGGTAGGCCCAAGTTCTATTTTGCTGGCGCTGATGGCATCGGGCTTTAACGGGCAAAGCTTTACTTTTCATGGCTATTTGCCGATAGATAAAGCTGACCGAGCACGCAAAATAAAAGAACTGGAAAGCCAGGCCGAACGCCTGAAGCAAACCCAGTTATTTATAGAAACCCCCTTCCGCAATAACCCCATGCTGGAGGAGATTTTACGCAGTTGCAAACCCAGCACCCGATTGTGTATTGCCGCCAACCTTACCGGTGTAAATGAGATGGTTAAAACCCAAACCATTGCCGCCTGGAAAAAACAAATTCCCGACCTGCACAAACAACCTGCTATATTTTTGTTGTTTCATTCTTAA
- a CDS encoding pyridoxal phosphate-dependent aminotransferase, whose amino-acid sequence MSVSVLAQNLRGSEIIKIAGEINELKKQGQNIANLTIGDFDSNLYPIPDALKAGIVAAYGHNQTNYPPADGVLDLRESVSEFLEKRLGLKYKANEILISGGSRPLIYSIFLAVVDPGDTVVFPAPSWNNNHYSDLTNANAVIVQTRPENNFMPTANELRPHLKGATLLALCSPLNPTGTMFKKKDLEEICDLVIAENKTRKAGEKPLYILYDQIYSQLTFGEHQHYNPVTLRPELRDVTIFVDGASKCFASTGVRVGWGFGPAKIIDNMKAIVGHMGAWSPKAEQVAMADFLRQESAVNEYLDDLKTKIQASLTTLHEGFQALKAEGFKVDSIEPMGAIYLTVKVDYGGKTTPDGDLIKDSADVNFYLIKEAKVALVPFSAFGTDETENWFRASVGACSLQDIKNMLSRIKAALEKLK is encoded by the coding sequence ATGAGTGTATCTGTATTGGCGCAAAACCTGCGCGGCTCTGAAATTATAAAAATTGCCGGCGAAATTAACGAACTAAAAAAACAAGGGCAAAATATTGCCAACCTTACTATCGGCGATTTCGACTCGAACTTATATCCTATTCCTGATGCTTTAAAAGCGGGCATTGTAGCTGCTTACGGACATAACCAAACCAACTATCCACCGGCTGACGGTGTGCTTGATCTTCGCGAAAGTGTAAGCGAATTTTTAGAGAAAAGACTTGGCCTGAAATATAAAGCTAATGAGATACTGATCTCAGGCGGTTCACGCCCATTGATATATTCTATCTTCCTGGCTGTTGTTGATCCGGGCGATACCGTTGTTTTCCCCGCGCCATCATGGAACAACAACCATTACAGCGATTTAACCAACGCCAATGCCGTTATTGTACAAACCCGGCCCGAGAATAATTTTATGCCTACGGCAAATGAACTGCGCCCGCATTTAAAGGGCGCTACCCTACTGGCCTTATGTTCGCCGCTGAACCCCACGGGCACCATGTTTAAAAAGAAAGATCTGGAAGAAATATGCGACCTGGTTATTGCCGAAAACAAAACCCGCAAAGCCGGTGAGAAACCGTTATATATTTTATACGATCAGATATATTCGCAGCTAACCTTTGGCGAGCATCAACACTATAACCCGGTAACTTTGCGCCCTGAATTACGTGATGTGACCATATTTGTAGATGGTGCATCAAAATGCTTTGCATCTACCGGTGTGCGTGTGGGCTGGGGATTTGGCCCGGCTAAAATTATTGATAACATGAAGGCCATTGTAGGCCATATGGGTGCCTGGTCGCCAAAAGCCGAACAAGTAGCCATGGCTGATTTTCTGCGTCAGGAAAGCGCTGTTAATGAATACCTGGACGATCTGAAAACCAAGATACAGGCCAGTTTGACTACCCTGCACGAAGGTTTCCAGGCTTTGAAAGCTGAAGGTTTTAAAGTTGATTCTATTGAACCGATGGGCGCTATATATCTTACTGTAAAAGTGGATTACGGTGGCAAAACTACCCCTGATGGGGACCTGATAAAAGATTCGGCCGATGTAAATTTTTACCTGATAAAAGAAGCTAAGGTGGCTTTAGTGCCGTTCTCGGCGTTTGGTACCGATGAAACCGAAAATTGGTTCAGGGCATCTGTAGGGGCATGTTCTTTACAGGATATTAAAAATATGCTGTCAAGGATTAAGGCTGCATTGGAGAAGTTGAAATAA